The Fusobacterium sp. IOR10 genome has a window encoding:
- a CDS encoding lipopolysaccharide core heptose(II) kinase RfaY, with amino-acid sequence MAKYKESKIFFNDFSKIIYNEFKNNNFEILKTLKDDNRSLVQLISIKNQPYILKIPREKNKRKWQRLLSFFREGESKREFKNLKKIKTLGFNSPRPFFSLEYKKYGMTLDSLLVSEYIPGRESSLDDLEKVVNTLNKIHSYHFLHGDSQLTNFMVSNNEIFLIDSKFSRNIYGKFGAAYEFIYLEESCNKDLRNYYDKNNVFYKGAKFLNVYLHWWGNFRKKIRNKK; translated from the coding sequence TAAAATATTTTTTAATGATTTCTCTAAAATTATTTATAATGAATTTAAAAATAATAATTTTGAAATTTTAAAAACTTTAAAGGATGATAATAGAAGTTTAGTACAATTAATTTCCATAAAAAATCAACCTTATATTCTTAAAATCCCTAGGGAAAAAAACAAAAGAAAATGGCAAAGACTTTTATCTTTTTTCAGAGAAGGAGAAAGTAAAAGAGAATTTAAAAATTTAAAAAAAATAAAAACTTTAGGTTTTAATTCTCCAAGACCATTTTTTTCTTTAGAATATAAAAAATATGGTATGACATTGGATTCCTTGTTAGTTTCAGAATATATCCCTGGGAGGGAATCTTCTTTAGATGACCTTGAAAAAGTTGTTAATACTTTAAATAAAATACATAGTTATCATTTTTTACATGGAGATTCTCAATTAACTAATTTCATGGTTTCTAACAATGAAATATTTTTAATTGATAGTAAATTTTCTAGAAATATTTATGGAAAATTTGGAGCTGCTTATGAATTTATTTATCTTGAAGAAAGTTGTAATAAAGATTTAAGAAACTACTATGACAAAAATAATGTTTTTTATAAAGGTGCTAAATTTTTAAATGTTTATTTACATTGGTGGGGAAACTTTAGAAAAAAAATAAGAAACAAAAAATAG